A genomic stretch from bacterium includes:
- the gatB gene encoding Asp-tRNA(Asn)/Glu-tRNA(Gln) amidotransferase subunit GatB: MSDKLFEPVMGLEVHCQLLTHTKAFCTCSAAYGGTPNSQTCPVCLGLPGALPVLNKQAVEFAIRMGLAAHCIIAAESIFARKNYFYPDLPKGYQISQFDKPLCEHGWIEIEVGEETKRIGIKRIHLEEDAGKSIHDDAVTGGSATFIDLNRCGTPLIEIVSEPDFRSAAEVTAYLTKIRQIVQYLEICDGNMEEGSLRCDANISMRPVGVEKLGTKTELKNMNSFKAVERALAYEMARQAKVLKEGGVIIQQTLLWDDNAGESRAMRSKEEAHDYRYFPEPDLVPLKVSKEWIESVSENLSELPQARRDRFVKEYGIPKYDAEVLTLNKSLANYFEETLKFVKDAKLASNWIMSEMMAVMKENKQEADQFIVTPKNLGIMLDLILKETISGKMAKSVFEEMCKEGADPNTIVKEKGLLQITNREEIEKLVDKMFESNQSQLKEYLSGKKALFGHFVGQVMKISQGKANPGMTNEILKEKLKKHG, translated from the coding sequence ATGAGTGATAAATTATTTGAACCGGTCATGGGGCTGGAAGTTCATTGTCAACTGCTGACGCATACCAAAGCGTTTTGCACTTGCAGCGCGGCATACGGCGGGACACCCAACTCACAAACTTGTCCGGTTTGCCTGGGACTTCCGGGGGCCTTGCCTGTGCTGAATAAGCAGGCTGTTGAATTTGCGATTCGCATGGGACTCGCCGCGCACTGCATTATTGCCGCCGAATCTATATTTGCGCGAAAAAACTATTTTTATCCTGATTTGCCAAAAGGGTATCAAATTTCACAATTCGATAAACCCTTATGTGAACACGGATGGATTGAAATAGAAGTTGGGGAGGAGACCAAACGCATCGGTATCAAACGTATTCACCTTGAGGAAGATGCCGGCAAATCTATTCATGATGACGCAGTAACGGGAGGAAGCGCAACATTTATTGATCTGAATCGCTGCGGCACGCCTTTAATTGAAATTGTATCTGAACCGGATTTTCGATCTGCAGCAGAGGTGACCGCCTATCTTACCAAAATACGCCAGATCGTCCAGTACCTTGAAATATGCGATGGAAACATGGAGGAGGGCAGCCTTCGATGTGATGCGAATATATCCATGCGCCCTGTCGGCGTTGAAAAACTAGGAACAAAGACTGAACTTAAGAATATGAATTCGTTTAAGGCGGTTGAAAGGGCTTTGGCCTATGAGATGGCAAGACAAGCAAAAGTGCTCAAGGAAGGCGGTGTGATCATTCAACAAACTCTTTTGTGGGATGATAATGCAGGAGAATCCCGCGCCATGCGCAGCAAAGAAGAAGCGCATGATTATCGATATTTTCCAGAACCGGATCTCGTGCCGTTAAAGGTCTCAAAGGAGTGGATTGAATCCGTTTCTGAAAATTTATCTGAATTACCGCAGGCGCGTCGCGATCGTTTTGTGAAGGAGTATGGAATTCCAAAATACGATGCTGAAGTGTTGACGTTAAATAAATCTTTGGCAAATTATTTTGAAGAAACTCTGAAATTTGTGAAGGATGCAAAACTCGCAAGCAACTGGATCATGAGCGAGATGATGGCTGTCATGAAAGAAAACAAACAAGAGGCGGATCAGTTCATCGTGACGCCTAAAAATCTCGGTATAATGCTGGATCTTATTCTTAAGGAAACTATCAGCGGCAAGATGGCTAAAAGCGTATTTGAAGAAATGTGCAAAGAGGGTGCAGATCCAAATACTATCGTGAAAGAAAAGGGATTACTGCAAATCACAAATCGTGAAGAAATCGAAAAATTGGTTGATAAAATGTTCGAGTCCAACCAATCCCAGCTCAAGGAATACCTGAGCGGCAAGAAGGCATTATTTGGACATTTTGTTGGGCAGGTAATGAAAATATCACAAGGCAAAGCCAACCCCGGTATGACCAATGAGATATTGAAAGAGAAGTTGAAGAAGCATGGCTAG
- the secD gene encoding protein translocase subunit SecD gives MFKNKNVRIGIILVCIALSLVALWPTFKFYGLSNDDKAKMRESAEGTKELNDLQGKSINLGLDLKGGIHLVLEADVVTLFENLVKTKDNEFVKIFEKAAAEYRTDQESNFATILENHFSEASLPMINYWGDKHKDDAGVVKFLNDEAKDAVDRAQSIIRNRVDQFGVSEPTIQKQGDHRIVVELPGIDDPIIAKNLIQQTALLEFKLLRDPQDAGNIFERLDTYFARIDTLNAQGLMTDSTVKVAKDTTRLSGLSAELLKPESDTAKTDTAGIQSGAKPFTQYIIGQQIGQTGYDFYVAAQNLEFVRSLLFMKVGDRTKIKPGVQAAIGESNEILFSNKEVHEGFYAAYVVKKAAELSGAVVTEAKQDIYQGMDPGMAGRPIVTLKMTPDGSKRWAVVTGANINKRIAVVLDDRVQSAPNIIEKISGGNTQITGMDNMEEAKSLAIALRAGSLPAPVHIIEERTIGPSLGADSIDSGKLAFWVAFIVVAIAMIIYYRNSGGVADMALVLNVLFLMGILTGFGFTLTLPGIAGMILTMGMAVDANVLIYERIREEIRLGKTVRASIETGFSKAFVTILDANLTTFGTGLVLFQFGTGPIKGFALTLMIGIITTIFCGVFVTRVLMDLIYDRATIEQRISIGVNYDRIATQKV, from the coding sequence ATGTTTAAGAACAAAAATGTCAGGATAGGAATCATTCTCGTTTGCATAGCGTTATCCTTGGTTGCACTGTGGCCGACGTTCAAATTCTATGGATTATCTAATGACGATAAAGCGAAGATGCGTGAATCGGCAGAGGGAACCAAAGAACTGAACGACCTTCAGGGCAAATCTATTAATCTAGGGCTTGATCTTAAAGGCGGTATTCATCTTGTTTTGGAAGCGGATGTGGTCACGCTGTTTGAGAATCTTGTAAAGACCAAAGATAACGAATTTGTAAAAATATTTGAGAAAGCGGCTGCCGAATACCGCACCGATCAGGAATCCAATTTTGCCACGATATTGGAGAATCATTTTTCCGAAGCCAGCCTGCCGATGATTAATTACTGGGGAGATAAACATAAAGATGATGCCGGCGTTGTCAAATTTCTTAATGACGAAGCTAAGGACGCCGTTGATCGTGCCCAATCGATTATTAGGAACCGTGTGGATCAGTTCGGCGTGAGTGAACCGACAATTCAGAAACAGGGCGACCATCGTATTGTCGTTGAATTGCCTGGAATTGACGATCCTATTATTGCCAAGAATCTAATCCAGCAAACGGCATTACTCGAATTCAAACTGCTCCGTGATCCGCAGGATGCAGGTAACATATTTGAAAGATTGGATACGTATTTTGCGCGAATTGATACGCTGAATGCGCAAGGTTTAATGACGGATTCAACAGTGAAAGTTGCTAAAGATACCACCAGGTTAAGTGGTCTATCGGCTGAATTGCTTAAGCCCGAAAGCGATACTGCAAAAACGGATACGGCCGGTATCCAATCCGGGGCGAAACCGTTTACGCAATATATTATCGGACAACAGATCGGCCAAACGGGTTATGATTTTTATGTTGCTGCGCAGAACCTGGAATTCGTGAGGTCCCTGCTATTCATGAAAGTCGGCGACCGAACAAAAATCAAGCCAGGTGTACAAGCCGCTATCGGTGAATCGAATGAAATTTTATTCAGCAATAAGGAAGTTCATGAAGGATTTTACGCCGCCTACGTTGTAAAAAAAGCAGCGGAGTTATCCGGCGCGGTGGTAACCGAAGCGAAGCAGGATATTTACCAGGGAATGGATCCCGGTATGGCGGGGCGGCCTATCGTCACTCTAAAAATGACTCCAGACGGCAGCAAACGTTGGGCGGTTGTGACCGGGGCGAATATTAACAAACGCATTGCAGTAGTTTTGGATGACAGAGTACAATCGGCTCCGAATATCATTGAAAAAATTTCGGGCGGCAATACCCAGATTACAGGCATGGATAACATGGAAGAAGCCAAGAGCCTTGCCATTGCACTACGCGCAGGTTCTCTGCCGGCGCCTGTTCACATTATTGAAGAACGCACCATTGGCCCATCGCTCGGCGCAGATTCGATTGACAGCGGAAAATTAGCTTTTTGGGTTGCATTCATCGTCGTTGCTATTGCGATGATTATATATTATCGAAATTCAGGCGGCGTTGCCGATATGGCGCTCGTCCTTAATGTGCTTTTTTTGATGGGAATTCTGACCGGGTTTGGATTTACGTTGACATTGCCGGGCATTGCAGGTATGATTTTGACCATGGGTATGGCTGTAGATGCCAACGTGCTAATATACGAACGTATCCGTGAGGAGATACGTCTGGGCAAAACCGTTCGCGCATCTATAGAAACGGGTTTTTCAAAAGCATTTGTTACTATTCTTGACGCTAATTTGACCACTTTTGGAACCGGCTTGGTACTATTTCAGTTTGGTACCGGCCCGATAAAGGGTTTTGCCTTGACGCTCATGATTGGAATTATTACAACAATTTTCTGTGGAGTTTTTGTAACACGGGTTCTTATGGATTTGATCTACGATCGTGCAACGATAGAGCAACGAATCAGTATCGGCGTGAATTATGACCGTATAGCAACTCAAAAAGTTTAA
- the ruvB gene encoding Holliday junction branch migration DNA helicase RuvB: protein MEIVLALQQESDDIIRPKKSYEDVDLDLSLRPSKFNEFVGQNKIIQNLKVFIEAAKLRGDSLDHVLLSGPPGLGKTTLSHIIAHELGAQIRVTSGPVLDKAGDLAGILTNLEERDVLFIDEIHRLNPIVEEYLYSAMEDFQLDIVIDKGPSARTIQLTLPHFTLIGATTRAGLITAPLRSRFGISCRLDYYNDENLTDIVTRSADILNTEINKKGAEEIAKRSRGTPRIANRLLKRTRDFAQVQQQAIIDKAIADYSLRALEVDEHGLDDMDKRILTTIIEKFNGGPVGVDNIAISVGEEAGTIEEVYEPFLIQKGLLKRTPRGREVTHLAYDHLKLKPRRSTKQTDLDI, encoded by the coding sequence ATGGAGATTGTTTTGGCGCTGCAACAAGAATCCGACGATATTATTCGCCCAAAGAAATCCTATGAGGATGTGGATCTTGATCTGTCATTGAGGCCGTCAAAATTCAACGAATTCGTTGGGCAGAACAAGATCATTCAGAATCTGAAAGTATTTATCGAGGCGGCAAAACTTCGCGGAGATTCCTTGGATCACGTTTTGCTTTCAGGGCCACCCGGATTAGGCAAAACCACGTTGTCTCATATTATTGCGCATGAATTGGGCGCCCAAATTCGCGTGACTTCCGGGCCGGTACTCGACAAAGCAGGTGACCTCGCAGGTATTTTAACCAATCTTGAAGAACGGGATGTATTATTCATTGATGAAATACACCGGCTGAATCCTATCGTTGAAGAATATCTGTATTCAGCGATGGAGGATTTTCAACTGGATATTGTAATCGACAAAGGTCCCAGCGCGCGAACTATTCAGCTGACTCTCCCCCATTTCACTTTAATTGGCGCAACCACCCGCGCCGGTCTGATAACCGCGCCGTTACGGTCACGATTCGGCATCAGCTGCCGGCTTGATTACTACAATGATGAGAATCTCACTGACATTGTAACACGATCAGCCGATATTCTAAATACGGAAATCAACAAAAAAGGGGCGGAAGAAATTGCAAAACGGTCCAGAGGGACGCCGCGAATAGCGAATCGGCTTCTGAAGAGAACGCGTGATTTTGCGCAGGTACAACAGCAAGCCATTATTGATAAGGCTATTGCAGATTACTCCTTACGTGCTTTGGAGGTGGACGAACATGGACTAGATGATATGGATAAACGAATACTGACGACGATTATAGAAAAATTCAACGGCGGACCGGTTGGTGTGGACAACATTGCCATTTCCGTAGGAGAAGAAGCGGGCACTATTGAAGAAGTATATGAGCCATTCCTGATTCAAAAAGGGCTTTTAAAAAGGACACCACGTGGAAGAGAAGTTACCCATCTTGCATACGATCACCTCAAATTAAAGCCAAGACGCAGTACTAAGCAAACCGACCTGGATATTTAG
- the lhgO gene encoding L-2-hydroxyglutarate oxidase, with amino-acid sequence MSQQFDIGIIGGGIVGLATAYRLSQQYPGLKNVIIEKENRLAAHQTGHNSGVIHSGLYYKPGSTKASTAVRGAQMMIQFCEANSIPYDLCGKVVVATDESELPALDELYRRGVANGVEDLKILSREELKEIEPHAAGIRALHVPHAGIVDYAQVSEKLGEHIQLAGYQILLGSRVVSIAKNSKNWILRTPHDEIQVRFIIGCAGLFSDRVARMGRIDPMVKIVPFRGEYYKIKPDMDYLVKGLIYPVPDPRFPFLGVHFTNLIHGGVEAGPNAVLAFKREGYKKSDFNLIDTIETLIYPGFLKLAKKNWRMGFGEMKRSYCKTLFVKALQKLVPEIKSSDLMTGGSGVRAQALLPTGNLADDFMIIASAHAIHVCNAPSPAATASLSIADTIVQKAAECFNLLN; translated from the coding sequence ATGTCCCAGCAGTTTGACATTGGTATTATCGGCGGCGGAATCGTCGGTTTGGCAACAGCTTATCGTCTATCGCAGCAATATCCTGGTCTAAAAAACGTCATCATTGAAAAAGAAAATCGGCTCGCGGCGCATCAAACAGGCCATAACAGCGGCGTTATTCATTCCGGGCTTTATTATAAACCGGGTTCGACAAAAGCTTCAACCGCCGTACGTGGCGCTCAAATGATGATTCAATTTTGTGAGGCGAACTCGATTCCATACGATCTGTGCGGAAAGGTTGTCGTAGCAACGGATGAAAGTGAGTTACCGGCTCTCGACGAACTTTATCGGCGAGGCGTCGCCAACGGCGTCGAGGACCTGAAAATCCTAAGCCGTGAAGAGTTGAAGGAAATTGAACCTCACGCTGCAGGAATACGCGCCCTGCATGTTCCGCACGCAGGAATTGTTGATTATGCGCAGGTTTCTGAAAAGTTAGGAGAACACATTCAGTTAGCCGGCTATCAAATTCTTCTGGGTTCGCGCGTAGTCTCTATTGCAAAGAACTCAAAAAATTGGATCTTGCGAACACCGCATGATGAAATTCAAGTCCGCTTTATCATCGGATGCGCAGGCTTATTTTCAGATCGCGTCGCACGTATGGGCAGAATAGATCCCATGGTCAAGATCGTGCCGTTTCGCGGCGAATATTACAAGATCAAACCCGATATGGACTACTTAGTAAAAGGACTCATTTATCCGGTTCCCGATCCGCGCTTTCCCTTTCTTGGCGTCCATTTTACCAATCTCATTCACGGCGGCGTCGAGGCCGGGCCGAATGCGGTGCTGGCATTCAAGCGCGAAGGTTATAAGAAAAGCGATTTCAATTTGATCGATACAATCGAAACACTCATTTATCCGGGCTTTCTAAAATTGGCCAAAAAAAATTGGCGTATGGGATTTGGCGAAATGAAGAGGTCGTACTGTAAAACGTTATTTGTCAAAGCGCTGCAGAAACTGGTGCCTGAAATTAAATCCTCCGATCTGATGACAGGCGGCTCCGGAGTGCGCGCGCAGGCTCTACTGCCCACTGGCAATTTAGCAGACGACTTTATGATCATCGCAAGCGCGCATGCCATACATGTCTGTAATGCACCGTCGCCGGCGGCAACGGCTTCGCTTTCGATAGCCGATACCATTGTTCAAAAAGCAGCCGAATGTTTTAACCTCTTAAATTAA
- the sucB gene encoding 2-oxoglutarate dehydrogenase, E2 component, dihydrolipoamide succinyltransferase codes for MKVDMVMPQMGESIVEGKILKWHKKVGDKVAKDETVLEISTDKVDSEIPSPTAGVITELVIAEGETVSVGTLIARIETDASVSVSSKPVSTPSVQKKDDQKSAAVTPVKSASPSSAGSVDMVMPQMGESITEGKILKWHKKVGDKVAKDETVLEISTDKVDSEIPSPVSGLITEILVPEGETVLVGTLVARIGSEVGASVSKTETKKEEAMHFSSSIEDFQKQNQILTPAVKATVQSGALLSGGNGDRFYSPLVRNIAKTEGITMQELETVPGSGLNRRVTKNDIMAYLGTRRKGVFTPQTTRVAAVTSAVAKQPSEVKYGFNKERVEFIEMNNVRKLTAEHMRRSVDTSAHVYTMTEVDMTNIVKFRTKHKDAFEKREGFKLTYTPFLIDAMAKTLKDLPMVNVSVEGTTIIKKNYINVGMAVSIENNTGLIVPVIKDADTLNLTGICRAANDMAMRARTKKLKLDEIQDGTITLTNMGVFGSTAGFPIINQPQVAIMGVGMIKKRPVVIESSDGDDTIAIRSIMFASLSYDHRVVDGALGGAFLQRVTHYLENFDMNTPL; via the coding sequence ATGAAAGTTGACATGGTCATGCCGCAAATGGGGGAAAGTATTGTCGAAGGCAAAATCCTAAAGTGGCATAAAAAAGTCGGCGACAAAGTTGCCAAAGATGAGACCGTTCTGGAGATCAGCACGGACAAGGTGGATTCTGAGATCCCTTCTCCTACCGCTGGGGTCATCACAGAATTAGTAATTGCAGAGGGAGAAACCGTGTCGGTTGGGACTTTGATCGCACGCATAGAAACTGATGCGTCGGTAAGCGTATCATCAAAGCCCGTTTCTACACCTTCTGTTCAGAAAAAGGACGATCAAAAATCCGCAGCAGTAACTCCGGTGAAATCAGCTTCGCCGAGTTCCGCAGGTTCTGTAGATATGGTTATGCCGCAGATGGGCGAGAGCATTACTGAGGGCAAAATTCTAAAGTGGCACAAAAAAGTCGGAGACAAGGTTGCCAAGGATGAAACCGTTTTGGAAATAAGTACGGATAAGGTGGATTCAGAAATTCCCTCGCCTGTATCAGGACTCATTACAGAAATCCTGGTGCCGGAAGGTGAGACAGTATTGGTTGGAACACTAGTCGCTCGAATCGGAAGTGAAGTTGGCGCTTCGGTGTCTAAAACGGAAACAAAAAAAGAAGAGGCCATGCACTTTTCAAGTTCAATCGAAGATTTTCAGAAACAGAATCAGATTCTTACGCCCGCTGTAAAGGCAACCGTTCAATCCGGCGCGCTGCTGAGTGGCGGCAACGGCGATAGGTTTTATTCGCCATTGGTTAGAAATATTGCCAAAACAGAAGGAATCACGATGCAGGAACTGGAAACCGTTCCCGGCAGCGGATTGAACCGCCGCGTGACGAAAAATGATATTATGGCATATTTGGGTACTCGCCGTAAAGGTGTTTTTACTCCGCAAACTACAAGAGTTGCTGCCGTTACTTCGGCTGTCGCAAAACAGCCGAGCGAAGTGAAGTACGGATTTAACAAAGAGCGTGTAGAATTCATCGAAATGAACAACGTTCGTAAGTTGACGGCGGAGCATATGCGCAGAAGCGTTGATACATCGGCTCATGTATATACAATGACCGAAGTGGACATGACTAATATTGTCAAATTCAGAACGAAGCATAAAGACGCATTTGAAAAACGCGAAGGTTTTAAGCTGACTTATACGCCATTTTTAATTGATGCCATGGCAAAAACTCTGAAAGACTTGCCGATGGTCAACGTTTCTGTCGAGGGCACCACGATTATTAAGAAAAATTATATCAATGTCGGCATGGCTGTTTCAATAGAGAATAACACCGGACTCATAGTTCCCGTAATCAAAGATGCAGATACGTTGAATCTGACGGGTATTTGCCGGGCTGCCAATGATATGGCCATGCGGGCACGTACGAAAAAACTTAAACTGGATGAAATTCAGGATGGAACTATAACGCTAACGAATATGGGCGTTTTTGGAAGCACGGCAGGTTTTCCGATCATCAATCAGCCGCAAGTTGCGATCATGGGCGTTGGGATGATCAAAAAACGTCCGGTGGTTATCGAGTCTTCGGATGGCGATGATACGATTGCGATACGCTCGATTATGTTTGCGTCACTGTCGTATGATCATCGCGTCGTGGATGGAGCGCTCGGCGGCGCATTTTTGCAGAGGGTTACACATTATCTGGAGAATTTTGATATGAATACGCCTCTTTAA
- a CDS encoding STAS domain-containing protein, translating into MEFNTLEKNGIVIMEVCGSILGGPDATQLNDEVHRWIKEGKKNFIVNLQAVDLINSSGLGILISNLTNVKNNGGDLRLSNLSQKIRQIFQITKLASVFKQFETVDDAVKSFS; encoded by the coding sequence ATGGAATTCAACACGCTTGAAAAAAACGGAATTGTGATAATGGAGGTTTGCGGCAGCATCCTGGGCGGCCCGGACGCGACACAACTCAACGACGAAGTGCATCGCTGGATAAAGGAAGGCAAAAAAAACTTCATTGTTAACTTGCAGGCGGTGGATCTAATCAACAGTTCCGGGTTGGGTATATTAATAAGCAATCTGACCAATGTCAAAAACAACGGCGGCGATTTACGATTGAGTAATCTTTCCCAGAAGATCAGGCAAATATTTCAGATTACGAAATTGGCATCGGTTTTCAAACAATTTGAAACCGTAGATGACGCGGTAAAAAGTTTCTCATGA
- the thiE gene encoding thiamine phosphate synthase: MKPNLSLYLIADTEISTCLPFLQTIERALMGGVTIVQLRSKNNTFHEFMEIARAVRVITSKYQVPFIINDNIQVACEIDADGVHLGQGDLPIEQARKILGHKKIIGISTHNPEEAYSAEIKGADYVGAGTVFPTVSKDDITGIIGVEGVRKIVLCAKLPVVAIGGIDVSNAAAVMETGVTGVAVISSIMKSDTPRETAECLRAIIDRQRKV, encoded by the coding sequence ATGAAACCAAACTTGTCATTATATCTTATCGCCGATACGGAAATCTCAACTTGTCTTCCCTTTCTTCAGACCATAGAAAGAGCTTTAATGGGAGGCGTTACTATCGTACAACTTCGTTCCAAGAATAATACATTTCACGAATTTATGGAAATTGCCCGTGCCGTGCGTGTCATTACGTCGAAGTATCAGGTTCCTTTCATCATTAATGATAACATTCAGGTGGCTTGTGAGATTGATGCTGATGGAGTTCATCTGGGGCAAGGCGATTTGCCGATAGAACAGGCCAGAAAAATTCTTGGGCATAAGAAGATAATTGGAATTTCGACACATAATCCGGAAGAAGCATATAGTGCAGAAATAAAAGGCGCAGATTATGTCGGAGCCGGAACAGTATTTCCAACGGTGTCAAAAGATGATATTACTGGAATCATTGGCGTGGAAGGAGTAAGAAAAATAGTTCTGTGCGCTAAGCTACCGGTTGTCGCTATTGGCGGAATTGATGTTTCTAATGCAGCGGCTGTAATGGAAACCGGCGTAACGGGCGTCGCCGTTATCTCATCAATCATGAAATCGGATACTCCACGAGAAACTGCTGAGTGTTTACGTGCCATCATAGATCGACAAAGAAAAGTGTAA
- the secF gene encoding protein translocase subunit SecF yields the protein MEFLVNKNYAFVALRTKAYLVSGSLIILSLLLFFVMDLNYGVDFVGGTSLEVKFKDPVELEKVRSVVSSKFGADRIQNFGSPSDVLIHVIEQNDKVAGEVLNLLNANFTANQAEMRSVSQVGPKIGEELKSSAVWATLWGLFFIIVYLAIRFHWKWGLAAVIALSHDVLITLGVFVVLRLEFSLGAVAAFLTIVGYSVNDTIVVFDRIRENLRLLKRGLTFEQVVDKSINETLSRTIMTSFMTLLSVIVLLILGGEVIRPFAWALLTGIIVGTYSSVFVASPVLIEWQAGEDLKAKAK from the coding sequence ATGGAGTTTTTGGTTAATAAGAATTATGCCTTTGTGGCGCTGCGAACCAAGGCCTATCTGGTCTCAGGCAGCTTGATCATATTGAGTTTGCTTTTATTTTTTGTTATGGATCTGAACTACGGTGTCGACTTTGTTGGTGGAACTTCACTCGAAGTGAAATTCAAGGACCCGGTTGAGTTGGAAAAAGTTCGTTCGGTTGTTTCCAGTAAATTTGGCGCCGATCGTATACAAAATTTCGGATCTCCAAGTGACGTATTGATTCATGTCATTGAACAAAATGATAAGGTAGCCGGCGAAGTTTTGAACTTGTTAAACGCCAACTTTACGGCTAACCAGGCGGAAATGCGTTCGGTAAGCCAGGTCGGGCCGAAGATCGGCGAAGAATTAAAAAGTTCTGCTGTTTGGGCTACGCTTTGGGGTTTATTCTTTATTATTGTATATTTGGCCATCCGGTTTCACTGGAAGTGGGGATTAGCCGCTGTCATTGCTTTGTCCCATGACGTTTTGATCACCTTGGGTGTATTTGTGGTTTTACGATTGGAGTTTTCACTCGGAGCGGTTGCCGCGTTTCTTACGATTGTCGGATATTCTGTTAATGATACTATTGTCGTTTTTGATCGTATTCGTGAAAATCTTCGATTACTTAAAAGGGGTTTGACTTTTGAACAGGTTGTAGACAAAAGCATAAATGAAACTTTGAGCCGGACGATCATGACGTCATTCATGACTTTGCTGTCAGTAATAGTACTGCTGATACTTGGTGGCGAAGTAATTCGACCTTTTGCCTGGGCGCTTCTCACGGGCATCATAGTTGGAACTTATTCCTCGGTTTTTGTTGCAAGCCCGGTATTAATCGAATGGCAGGCCGGCGAAGACCTGAAAGCTAAAGCAAAATAA
- a CDS encoding adenylosuccinate synthase has translation MPVRVIIGAQWGDEGKGKIVDLLASKVQVVARYQGGANAGHTIWDGDKKYILRLIPSGILHDGVMCILGNGVVIDPIAFFLELDGLAKGGIKMEGRIMVSPHAHIIFPYHMLIDQAKEKYLGKNQVGTTQRGIGPAYLDKIDRCGIRAIDLMNHEKLTGKLQKNISEKNKILKAFGAEELAPDPMIKQFHELGNRLSEYVKDIAVYLYEAVKANKEVLLEGAQGTLLDIDHGTYPFVTSSNSSSGGASTGLGLGPTKIDHVMGVAKAYTTRVGNGPFPTEFDETFSEKIRKLGGEYGAVTGRPRRCGWLDLVQLKYAMVVNGIDELAITKLDVLDTLDELKVCIAYKVDGVKIDYPVTDAGELAKVEPVYTTVKGWLSDTSNAKKYTDLPEKARSYLKFIEDFMEDAKIKIVSVGQERDRTLMI, from the coding sequence ATGCCGGTTAGAGTTATTATTGGGGCCCAATGGGGAGACGAAGGAAAAGGAAAAATTGTAGATTTGCTTGCGAGTAAAGTTCAGGTCGTTGCGCGGTATCAAGGCGGTGCAAATGCAGGTCACACGATATGGGACGGTGATAAGAAATATATACTGAGGCTTATACCCTCGGGCATATTGCACGACGGCGTGATGTGTATTCTTGGCAACGGGGTTGTTATTGATCCGATAGCGTTCTTTTTGGAGTTGGATGGTCTTGCAAAGGGCGGTATTAAAATGGAAGGCCGGATCATGGTGAGTCCGCATGCGCACATTATTTTTCCGTATCACATGCTCATTGACCAGGCGAAGGAAAAATATCTTGGAAAGAATCAGGTGGGAACCACGCAGCGCGGCATCGGGCCTGCCTATTTGGATAAAATTGATCGTTGCGGAATCCGAGCCATCGATTTAATGAACCATGAGAAGCTAACCGGAAAACTGCAAAAAAATATATCTGAAAAAAATAAAATACTTAAGGCTTTTGGCGCTGAGGAGTTGGCTCCGGATCCAATGATCAAACAGTTTCATGAACTGGGAAATCGGCTGAGTGAATATGTAAAAGACATAGCTGTTTATTTATACGAGGCAGTTAAGGCAAACAAAGAAGTCCTGCTCGAAGGCGCCCAGGGTACCCTGCTCGATATTGATCACGGGACCTATCCGTTTGTGACTTCGTCAAATTCCAGCAGTGGCGGCGCCAGCACGGGGTTGGGTTTGGGGCCGACAAAAATCGATCATGTGATGGGCGTGGCAAAAGCTTATACCACTAGGGTCGGCAACGGGCCGTTTCCAACAGAGTTTGATGAAACATTTTCTGAAAAAATTAGAAAATTGGGGGGCGAGTATGGCGCGGTAACCGGGCGTCCGCGTCGCTGCGGCTGGCTTGATCTTGTACAGCTAAAGTATGCAATGGTGGTAAACGGTATTGACGAATTGGCTATAACAAAATTGGACGTACTTGATACTTTAGACGAATTGAAAGTATGTATTGCTTATAAAGTAGATGGTGTGAAAATAGATTATCCCGTAACGGATGCAGGAGAACTTGCTAAAGTTGAGCCTGTTTATACAACCGTTAAAGGTTGGTTATCGGATACCAGCAATGCCAAAAAATATACAGATCTTCCGGAAAAGGCCAGATCGTACTTAAAGTTTATAGAAGATTTCATGGAAGACGCTAAGATTAAAATTGTTTCAGTCGGTCAGGAACGAGATCGTACACTTATGATATAA